One Jeotgalibaca porci genomic region harbors:
- the typA gene encoding translational GTPase TypA gives MKLREDIRNIAIIAHVDHGKTTMVDELLKQSDTLDARAQLEERAMDSNDIEKERGITILAKNTAVSYKGNRINIMDTPGHADFGGEVERIMKMVDGVLLIVDSYEGTMPQTRFVLKKALEQKLIPIVVINKIDKPTARTAEVVDEVLELFIELGADDDQLEFPVVYASGLNGTSSLSEDPADQEESMDAVFDTVLEHIPAPVDNSEEPLQFQVAMLDYNDFVGRIGIGRVFRGKIKVGDQVSLMKLDGSVKNFRVTKLFGWFGLDRVEITEAVAGDLIAISGMEDIYVGETITPINHQEALPVLHIDEPTLQMTFLTNNSPFAGREGKFVTSSKIEERLMKELHTDVSLRVENTDSPDAWIVSGRGELHLSILVENMRREGFELQVSRPEVIIREFDGVRSEPFERVQIDTPEEYMGSVIESLSLRKGEMQDMINPGNGQVRLIFLVPSRGLIGYSTEFLSMTRGYGIMAHTFDSYLPELSGKIGGRRNGALVSTDTGKATTYGIMGIEDRGTIFIEPGTDIYEGMVVGENARENDIAVNITKAKQQTNVRSANKDQTNVIKRPKILTLEESLEFMGEDEYCEITPTSIRLRKQILDKNEREKAAKRKKKAVDASN, from the coding sequence ATGAAATTAAGAGAAGATATCAGAAATATCGCAATCATTGCCCACGTTGACCACGGTAAAACAACTATGGTTGATGAGCTGTTGAAACAGTCTGATACACTAGATGCTCGTGCGCAGTTAGAAGAGCGCGCAATGGACTCTAATGATATTGAAAAAGAACGTGGTATTACAATATTAGCTAAAAATACAGCAGTTTCTTACAAGGGAAACCGTATTAATATTATGGATACACCAGGTCACGCGGACTTCGGTGGAGAAGTAGAACGTATTATGAAAATGGTTGACGGAGTATTACTTATCGTCGATTCATACGAAGGAACAATGCCACAAACACGTTTTGTATTGAAAAAAGCATTGGAACAAAAACTAATCCCAATCGTTGTCATCAACAAAATTGATAAACCAACAGCACGTACTGCAGAAGTAGTAGACGAAGTTTTAGAATTGTTTATCGAATTAGGCGCTGATGATGATCAATTGGAATTCCCAGTTGTTTATGCTTCAGGATTAAACGGAACATCAAGTTTATCTGAAGATCCAGCTGATCAAGAAGAATCAATGGATGCGGTATTTGATACTGTATTGGAACATATTCCAGCTCCAGTTGATAACTCTGAAGAACCACTTCAATTCCAAGTAGCCATGCTTGACTATAACGATTTCGTTGGTCGTATTGGTATCGGTCGTGTATTCCGCGGTAAAATTAAAGTGGGAGATCAAGTATCCTTGATGAAACTTGATGGATCTGTTAAGAACTTCCGAGTAACGAAACTATTTGGCTGGTTTGGTCTAGACCGTGTTGAAATCACTGAAGCTGTTGCAGGCGACTTGATTGCAATTTCTGGTATGGAAGACATCTATGTAGGTGAAACAATAACACCTATTAACCATCAAGAAGCACTACCGGTTCTACATATTGACGAACCAACACTACAAATGACATTCTTGACGAATAACTCACCATTCGCAGGTCGCGAAGGTAAATTCGTGACTTCTAGTAAAATAGAAGAACGCTTGATGAAAGAATTACATACAGACGTTTCTCTACGGGTTGAAAACACTGATTCACCAGATGCATGGATTGTTTCTGGTCGTGGAGAACTTCACTTGTCTATCTTGGTAGAAAACATGCGTCGTGAAGGCTTTGAATTACAAGTTTCACGTCCGGAAGTAATCATCCGAGAATTCGATGGCGTAAGATCTGAACCGTTTGAACGTGTTCAAATTGACACACCAGAAGAATACATGGGATCAGTTATTGAATCATTGAGCCTACGTAAAGGTGAAATGCAAGATATGATTAACCCTGGTAACGGACAAGTTCGATTGATTTTCCTAGTTCCTTCACGTGGGTTGATTGGTTATTCAACAGAATTCCTTTCAATGACACGCGGATACGGTATTATGGCTCATACGTTTGACTCATATTTACCAGAATTATCAGGTAAAATCGGTGGACGTCGTAACGGAGCACTTGTTTCAACAGATACAGGTAAAGCAACAACGTACGGAATTATGGGAATTGAAGACCGTGGAACAATCTTTATTGAACCAGGTACAGATATTTACGAAGGTATGGTTGTTGGTGAAAATGCACGTGAAAACGACATTGCCGTTAACATTACAAAAGCGAAACAACAAACGAACGTCCGTTCCGCTAATAAAGACCAAACAAACGTTATCAAACGTCCGAAAATCTTGACGCTTGAAGAATCACTAGAATTCATGGGCGAAGA
- a CDS encoding inositol monophosphatase family protein, with protein MIDYVAMAEMIRGWVEEAGDILRESLADNSIKVEEKTNPSDLVTEMDRFIEKFYVQKIQEHFPDHKILGEEGTYDTFEDLKGFIWVIDPIDGTLNYVKQKRNFCSMLAVFNDGEPVLSFINDVIHEELYEGVKGHGVRCNGHLMEPIAEHPISEGLVSINTRMEMRDPERARSIVGDSLGVRLMGSSGLEMVQVISNRISAYVTTPLSFWDVAPGMVMAAELGLKMTRPDGEPIKLLENNPIIIANPMAYEQIIGKFSN; from the coding sequence ATGATTGATTATGTTGCAATGGCCGAGATGATACGGGGATGGGTAGAAGAAGCCGGAGATATACTACGTGAATCCTTAGCAGATAACTCCATTAAAGTGGAAGAAAAAACAAATCCGAGTGACCTAGTCACAGAAATGGACCGTTTTATTGAAAAATTTTACGTTCAGAAAATTCAAGAACATTTCCCGGACCACAAAATTCTGGGCGAAGAAGGGACATACGATACATTTGAAGATTTAAAAGGCTTCATTTGGGTAATTGATCCAATTGATGGTACTTTAAATTATGTCAAACAAAAGCGAAACTTCTGTTCTATGCTAGCAGTGTTTAACGATGGAGAACCTGTCCTAAGCTTTATAAACGACGTCATTCATGAAGAGTTATATGAGGGCGTGAAAGGGCATGGCGTGCGTTGTAATGGTCATTTAATGGAGCCAATTGCAGAACATCCAATAAGCGAAGGTCTGGTGTCAATAAATACCAGAATGGAAATGCGTGATCCTGAACGCGCGCGAAGCATTGTAGGCGATTCTTTAGGTGTCCGTCTGATGGGGTCGTCCGGGCTTGAAATGGTTCAAGTCATTTCCAACCGTATATCGGCTTATGTGACAACCCCGCTTAGCTTTTGGGATGTTGCACCTGGAATGGTAATGGCAGCAGAATTGGGATTGAAAATGACGCGACCAGATGGAGAACCAATAAAATTATTGGAAAATAACCCAATCATTATTGCTAATCCAATGGCTTATGAGCAAATTATCGGAAAGTTTAGCAATTAA
- a CDS encoding UPF0223 family protein: MKNYSYPLDLEWTHQEMGSVISMWNAVESAYEGGINRDEFLRKYRAFKEVVPSKGEEKRLGNEFERISDYSLYRVVQASKIEAKTINMEKHRK; this comes from the coding sequence ATGAAAAATTATAGTTATCCGCTTGATTTAGAGTGGACTCACCAAGAAATGGGTTCAGTGATTTCAATGTGGAATGCGGTTGAATCTGCCTATGAAGGGGGTATTAATCGGGACGAATTCTTGAGAAAATACCGTGCTTTCAAAGAAGTTGTACCTTCAAAAGGTGAAGAGAAAAGACTTGGAAATGAATTTGAAAGAATATCAGATTATTCCTTATATAGAGTTGTGCAAGCTTCTAAAATAGAAGCGAAAACCATTAATATGGAAAAACATAGAAAGTAG
- the lpdA gene encoding dihydrolipoyl dehydrogenase produces MVVGDFAVELDTVVIGSGPGGYVAAIRAAQMGQKVAIIEKEYIGGVCLNVGCIPSKALIAAGHRYQEAMNAETFGITAENVKLDFTKTQEWKDKKVVNTLTSGISYLLKKNKVEIIMGTAFFNDANTLRVFTEDAAQTYTFKNAIVATGSRPIEIKGFKFGGRIIDSTGGLNLKEVPKKLVIVGGGVVGTELGTAYANLGAEVTILEGSPQLLPSFEKDMVKLVEKSFNDKGITYVTNAMAKEAVDNGDSVTVKYEAAGKEESIEADYVMVTVGRRPNTDDLGLEVVGVELTDRGLVKVDNQGRTNIKNIYAIGDITPGAALAHKASYEAKIAAEAISGKPVAIDYTAMPAVAFTDPELATVGLTEKEAKDQGLKVKGHKFPLSGNGRALSLDATEGFVRLVTTKEDNVIVGAQVAGVSASDVIAELGLAIEAGMNADDIALTIHSHPSLSETVMDAAELALGLPIHI; encoded by the coding sequence ATGGTAGTAGGCGATTTCGCAGTTGAACTAGATACAGTTGTGATTGGTTCCGGACCTGGTGGCTATGTAGCTGCCATCCGTGCCGCACAAATGGGACAAAAAGTAGCAATTATCGAGAAAGAGTACATCGGCGGCGTTTGTCTAAACGTTGGTTGTATTCCTTCAAAAGCATTGATTGCTGCTGGTCACCGTTACCAAGAAGCAATGAATGCTGAAACTTTCGGTATTACTGCTGAAAATGTAAAACTTGATTTTACAAAAACACAAGAGTGGAAAGACAAAAAAGTTGTCAACACTCTAACAAGTGGTATTTCTTACTTGTTGAAGAAAAATAAAGTTGAAATTATTATGGGAACTGCCTTCTTCAATGACGCAAACACTTTACGTGTTTTCACTGAAGACGCTGCACAAACATATACTTTCAAAAATGCTATCGTTGCAACAGGTAGCCGTCCAATCGAAATCAAAGGATTCAAATTTGGCGGACGTATCATCGACTCAACAGGCGGCTTGAACTTAAAAGAAGTTCCTAAGAAACTTGTTATCGTTGGTGGTGGGGTAGTTGGTACTGAATTAGGTACTGCTTATGCTAACCTAGGTGCAGAAGTTACAATTCTTGAAGGTTCTCCACAATTATTACCATCGTTTGAAAAAGACATGGTCAAATTGGTTGAGAAATCATTCAATGATAAAGGTATTACATACGTTACAAACGCAATGGCTAAAGAAGCCGTTGATAACGGAGACAGCGTAACTGTTAAATACGAAGCAGCTGGTAAAGAAGAATCTATCGAAGCTGACTACGTAATGGTAACTGTTGGTCGTCGTCCAAATACAGATGATTTAGGTTTAGAAGTTGTTGGGGTTGAATTGACTGATCGTGGATTAGTTAAAGTTGATAACCAAGGCCGTACAAACATTAAAAACATCTACGCAATCGGTGATATCACTCCTGGAGCTGCTCTTGCTCATAAAGCAAGTTACGAAGCTAAAATTGCTGCCGAAGCAATTTCTGGCAAACCAGTTGCGATTGACTACACAGCTATGCCTGCAGTAGCATTTACAGATCCTGAATTGGCTACAGTAGGTTTAACTGAAAAAGAAGCAAAAGACCAAGGCCTAAAAGTTAAAGGGCATAAATTCCCATTATCTGGTAACGGTCGTGCGTTGTCATTAGATGCTACTGAAGGATTCGTTCGTTTAGTAACGACAAAAGAAGACAATGTTATCGTTGGTGCACAAGTTGCCGGCGTGAGCGCATCAGATGTAATTGCTGAGCTAGGTTTAGCTATCGAAGCAGGCATGAACGCTGATGATATCGCGTTGACAATCCACTCACACCCATCCCTATCTGAAACAGTTATGGATGCTGCTGAGTTGGCACTTGGACTACCAATACATATTTAA
- a CDS encoding dihydrolipoyllysine-residue acetyltransferase, which yields MAYKFKLPALGEGIMEGEIASWPIKVGDTINEDDTLVEIQNDKSVEEIPSPVTGTVTKIVVAEGEVAVIGDVLVEIDVPGYEDTEEAAPAAEAAPAPAATEAPAAPATGGGVFQFKLPALGEGIMEGEVASWPVKEGDTINEDDTLVEIQNDKSVEEIPSPVTGTIVRIVVPEGNVAVIGDVLVEIDAPGHNNAASSAPAEEATPTAAPVSQDAPASVPTAADPNKRILAMPSVRQYAREKGVDITQVAPTGKGGRVVKADIDNFGSQAPVAQAPAAQEATSAVTSAPAAAKEAAPAQPYTSNVAESETREKMTPMRKAIAKAMVNSKHTAPHVTHHDEVEVSKLWDHRKKFKDVAADRGTKLTFLPYVVKALTATLREFPILNSSIDDATNEIVYKNYFNIGIATDTDAGLYVPNVKDTDSKGMFQIADEINELAAKAHDGKLAAAEMRNGSITISNVGSVGGGWFTPVINHPEVAILGIGTIAQQPIVNAEGELAVGRVLKLSLSYDHRAIDGATAQKALNNIKRLLADPELLLMEG from the coding sequence ATGGCTTACAAATTCAAATTGCCAGCATTAGGCGAAGGAATCATGGAAGGCGAGATTGCTTCATGGCCAATTAAAGTTGGCGACACAATCAATGAAGATGATACGCTAGTTGAAATCCAAAACGACAAATCTGTGGAAGAAATTCCATCACCAGTAACAGGTACGGTTACAAAAATCGTAGTTGCAGAAGGTGAAGTTGCAGTAATCGGAGATGTATTAGTAGAAATCGACGTACCTGGTTATGAAGATACTGAAGAAGCAGCACCTGCAGCGGAAGCAGCTCCTGCTCCAGCGGCAACAGAAGCGCCAGCAGCACCAGCTACAGGCGGCGGAGTCTTCCAATTCAAATTACCAGCACTTGGTGAAGGAATCATGGAAGGTGAAGTTGCATCTTGGCCAGTTAAAGAAGGCGACACAATCAACGAAGATGATACATTGGTAGAAATCCAAAACGACAAATCTGTAGAAGAGATTCCATCTCCTGTTACAGGTACAATCGTACGTATTGTTGTTCCTGAAGGTAATGTTGCAGTAATCGGAGATGTATTGGTAGAAATCGATGCACCTGGTCACAACAATGCAGCTTCATCTGCACCAGCTGAAGAAGCGACACCAACAGCAGCACCAGTATCACAAGATGCTCCAGCTAGCGTTCCAACAGCAGCAGATCCAAACAAACGTATTCTAGCTATGCCATCTGTACGTCAATATGCACGTGAAAAAGGCGTAGATATTACACAAGTAGCACCAACAGGAAAAGGTGGACGTGTTGTTAAAGCAGATATTGATAACTTCGGTTCTCAAGCACCTGTAGCACAAGCTCCAGCAGCTCAAGAAGCAACTTCAGCAGTTACTTCTGCACCAGCAGCAGCTAAAGAAGCGGCACCAGCACAACCATATACTTCAAATGTTGCTGAAAGTGAAACACGTGAGAAAATGACTCCAATGAGAAAAGCAATTGCGAAAGCAATGGTTAACTCTAAACATACTGCTCCGCATGTAACACACCATGACGAAGTAGAAGTTTCTAAACTATGGGATCACCGTAAGAAATTCAAAGACGTTGCTGCAGACCGTGGTACGAAATTGACTTTCTTGCCTTACGTAGTAAAAGCTTTGACTGCTACATTACGCGAGTTCCCGATTTTGAATTCATCAATTGATGATGCTACAAATGAAATTGTTTATAAAAACTACTTTAATATCGGTATCGCAACTGATACAGATGCAGGCCTATACGTTCCAAACGTAAAAGATACTGACTCTAAAGGTATGTTCCAAATTGCTGACGAAATCAATGAATTAGCTGCAAAAGCTCATGATGGCAAATTGGCAGCTGCTGAAATGAGAAACGGTTCAATCACAATCAGTAACGTAGGTTCTGTAGGTGGCGGTTGGTTCACACCAGTTATCAACCATCCTGAAGTTGCTATCTTAGGAATTGGTACAATTGCTCAACAACCAATCGTGAATGCAGAAGGCGAACTTGCTGTAGGACGCGTATTGAAACTTTCATTGAGTTATGACCACCGTGCTATCGATGGCGCAACAGCTCAAAAAGCGTTGAACAACATCAAACGTTTGTTGGCTGATCCAGAATTACTATTGATGGAAGGATGA
- a CDS encoding alpha-ketoacid dehydrogenase subunit beta produces MAQMTMIQAITDALANELESDPNVLIFGEDVGKNGGVFRATQGLQEKFGEDRVFDTPLAESGIGGLAIGLALEGYRPVPEIQFFGFVFEVMDSIVAQMARYRYRMGGTRQMPIVVRSPFGGGVHTPELHSDNLEGLMAQSPGVKVVIPSNPYDAKGLMISAIRDNDPVIYLEHMKLYRSFRDEVPEESYTVPIGKAAITREGKDVSVITYGAMVREAVKAAEDLEKEGISVEVVDLRTVSPLDVETIIASVEKTGRVVVVQEAQRQAGVGAMVMSEISERAILSLEAPIGRVAAPDTVFPFGQAENAWLPNASDIEAKIKEVYNF; encoded by the coding sequence ATGGCTCAAATGACTATGATCCAAGCGATTACAGATGCGCTTGCAAATGAACTTGAAAGTGATCCAAATGTACTGATTTTTGGTGAAGACGTTGGTAAAAACGGTGGTGTTTTCCGTGCGACTCAAGGTCTACAAGAAAAGTTTGGTGAAGACCGCGTATTCGATACTCCTTTAGCTGAATCAGGTATTGGTGGATTGGCAATCGGTCTTGCACTTGAAGGTTACCGTCCAGTTCCAGAAATCCAATTCTTCGGTTTCGTATTCGAAGTAATGGACTCAATCGTAGCGCAAATGGCTCGTTACCGTTACCGTATGGGTGGTACACGCCAAATGCCTATCGTAGTTCGCTCACCTTTCGGTGGTGGTGTGCATACACCAGAATTGCACTCTGACAACCTAGAAGGTCTAATGGCTCAATCTCCAGGTGTTAAAGTTGTTATTCCATCAAACCCTTATGATGCAAAAGGTCTTATGATTTCTGCTATTCGTGATAACGACCCAGTTATCTACCTAGAGCACATGAAACTTTACCGTTCATTCCGTGACGAAGTTCCAGAAGAGTCATACACTGTTCCTATCGGAAAAGCAGCTATTACTCGCGAAGGTAAAGACGTTTCTGTCATTACTTACGGAGCAATGGTTCGTGAAGCAGTTAAAGCTGCTGAAGATTTAGAAAAAGAAGGAATCTCAGTTGAAGTTGTTGACTTACGTACTGTTTCTCCATTAGACGTGGAAACAATCATCGCATCTGTTGAAAAAACAGGCCGCGTAGTAGTAGTTCAAGAAGCACAACGTCAAGCTGGTGTTGGAGCAATGGTTATGTCAGAAATTTCTGAACGCGCTATTCTTTCACTAGAAGCACCAATCGGGCGTGTAGCTGCTCCTGACACTGTATTCCCGTTTGGTCAGGCAGAAAACGCTTGGTTACCAAATGCTTCTGATATCGAAGCGAAAATTAAAGAAGTATACAACTTCTAA
- the pdhA gene encoding pyruvate dehydrogenase (acetyl-transferring) E1 component subunit alpha: MVTKKEKIDIDALLNPSNTDFRMVQILDEEGNIVNPDLMPDVSDEELVQFMTDMVWSRILHERSTALNRQGRLGFYAPTAGQEASQLGSIAAIEKEDVLLPGYRDVPQLIKHGLPLAQAFLWSRGHADGNLYPEDLKALPPQIIIGAQYIQNAGVALGLKKRGKKNVAITYTGDGGSSQGDFYEGINFAGAYKAPALFFIQNNGWAISTPRHVQTAAVTLAQKAVAAGIPGIQVDGMDFLAVYAVTKKAREYAVAGNGPVLIETITYRFGPHTLSGDDPTRYRDNDELEGWQAKDPLIRMRKFLVGKGLWTEEKENEVIEAAKEEIKEAIKEADKAPKQKVSSFLKNMFEEPTQGIKEQIEIFEAKENE, translated from the coding sequence ATGGTTACAAAAAAAGAGAAAATTGATATTGACGCATTACTAAATCCGTCAAACACAGATTTTCGCATGGTTCAAATCTTGGATGAGGAAGGTAATATCGTAAATCCTGATTTAATGCCTGATGTTTCTGATGAAGAACTTGTGCAATTCATGACTGATATGGTTTGGTCAAGAATTCTACATGAACGCTCAACTGCATTAAACCGCCAAGGACGTTTAGGATTCTACGCACCAACTGCTGGACAAGAAGCGAGCCAATTAGGATCTATCGCTGCAATCGAAAAAGAAGACGTATTGCTTCCAGGATATCGTGATGTTCCTCAATTAATCAAACATGGTTTGCCTTTAGCGCAAGCATTCTTGTGGTCAAGAGGACACGCTGATGGAAACTTATACCCTGAAGACTTGAAGGCTTTACCGCCACAAATCATCATCGGTGCTCAATACATTCAAAATGCTGGTGTAGCTTTAGGACTTAAAAAACGTGGTAAGAAAAACGTAGCAATCACTTATACAGGTGATGGTGGTTCTTCACAAGGGGACTTCTACGAAGGTATTAACTTTGCTGGTGCTTACAAAGCTCCTGCACTATTCTTTATCCAAAATAACGGCTGGGCTATTTCGACACCTCGTCACGTTCAAACAGCTGCTGTAACATTGGCTCAAAAAGCTGTTGCTGCTGGAATCCCTGGTATTCAAGTTGACGGTATGGACTTCTTGGCTGTTTATGCTGTAACTAAGAAAGCACGTGAATATGCAGTTGCTGGAAACGGACCTGTTCTTATTGAAACAATCACTTACCGTTTTGGACCACATACACTTTCAGGTGATGACCCAACACGTTACCGTGACAATGATGAATTAGAAGGATGGCAAGCAAAAGACCCTCTAATCCGTATGCGTAAATTCTTGGTTGGAAAAGGTCTATGGACTGAAGAAAAAGAAAACGAAGTAATTGAAGCTGCAAAAGAAGAAATTAAAGAAGCAATCAAGGAAGCTGACAAAGCTCCTAAACAAAAAGTATCTTCATTCTTGAAGAACATGTTCGAAGAACCAACACAAGGTATCAAAGAACAAATTGAAATTTTCGAAGCAAAGGAGAATGAATAG
- the gdhA gene encoding NADP-specific glutamate dehydrogenase: protein MTAAKEYIEAVYQKVEKRGPHQKEFLQAVREFFNTIEPAIEKNPEYKKWNILEQMAEPERIITFKVPWMDQAGHIHVNKGYRVQFNSANGPYKGGLRFHPTVSESILKFLGFEQTFKNSLTGLPIGGGKGGSDFNPKGKSDADIMRFCQSFMTELYRHIGPQLDVPAGDIGVGGREIGYLYGQYKRLVSPETGVLTGKPVVMNGSLGRTEATGYGLIYYTEEMLQSNGKSFKGQKVVVSGSGNVAIYTIKKVHEYGGTVIACSDSSGYIYDENGIDSDMLQDIKEVRRERLTEYNKEGSRYIEGSVWDLAVPYDIALPCATQNEIDGTKAKQLLENGVYCVSEGANMPSNIEAIDLYIENNILYGPAKAANAGGVATSTLEMAQNASHGHWTLEQVDEQLKQIMINIFKSVDETCQEYNLGNNYLAGVNITSFVKIADAMLHQGIV, encoded by the coding sequence ATGACAGCAGCTAAAGAATATATCGAAGCAGTTTACCAAAAAGTTGAAAAAAGAGGACCGCACCAAAAAGAATTTTTGCAAGCAGTTCGTGAATTTTTCAATACCATTGAACCTGCTATTGAAAAAAATCCAGAGTATAAAAAATGGAATATTCTGGAACAGATGGCTGAACCGGAACGGATTATTACGTTTAAGGTGCCTTGGATGGATCAAGCGGGCCATATTCATGTAAATAAAGGCTACCGCGTTCAATTTAATTCAGCGAATGGTCCTTACAAAGGCGGATTACGTTTCCATCCTACTGTATCAGAAAGTATCTTGAAATTTTTAGGCTTTGAACAGACATTTAAGAATAGTTTGACTGGACTTCCAATCGGTGGCGGGAAAGGTGGTTCAGATTTTAATCCTAAAGGAAAATCAGATGCGGATATTATGCGCTTCTGCCAGTCCTTTATGACAGAACTCTATCGCCACATTGGTCCGCAGTTGGATGTTCCGGCAGGGGATATCGGTGTGGGTGGTCGTGAAATAGGTTATTTATATGGCCAGTACAAGAGACTTGTGAGCCCTGAGACAGGTGTGTTGACAGGGAAACCCGTTGTTATGAATGGAAGCTTGGGTCGTACTGAAGCAACAGGCTACGGTTTAATTTATTACACAGAAGAAATGCTGCAGAGCAATGGGAAATCGTTTAAAGGTCAGAAAGTAGTCGTATCCGGTAGTGGGAACGTGGCTATTTATACCATTAAGAAAGTACATGAGTACGGAGGTACGGTTATTGCCTGTTCAGATTCTAGTGGTTACATTTATGACGAGAATGGTATTGATAGTGATATGCTGCAAGATATTAAAGAAGTTCGTCGTGAGCGCTTAACTGAATATAACAAAGAAGGAAGTCGTTATATAGAAGGAAGTGTTTGGGATCTGGCAGTTCCGTATGATATCGCGTTGCCTTGTGCCACACAAAATGAAATTGACGGCACTAAAGCGAAACAGCTACTTGAGAATGGCGTCTATTGTGTCAGCGAAGGTGCAAATATGCCAAGTAATATAGAAGCAATTGATTTATATATTGAGAATAACATCCTTTACGGACCAGCTAAAGCAGCTAATGCTGGTGGCGTAGCAACAAGTACTTTAGAAATGGCACAAAATGCGTCTCATGGACATTGGACTTTAGAACAAGTGGATGAGCAGCTAAAACAGATTATGATCAATATTTTCAAATCAGTAGACGAGACTTGCCAAGAATATAATCTGGGTAACAACTATCTAGCAGGGGTTAACATCACATCATTTGTTAAAATAGCGGATGCGATGCTGCATCAAGGAATTGTTTGA
- the def gene encoding peptide deformylase, with protein MLTMENIVREGHPALREIAEPLSFPLSEEDLTLANEMMEFLENSQDPEISEEMGLRAGVGLAAPQLAVKKRMIALLIPGEYEDDPPELQEVMVNPRIVSHSVEDICLKDGEGCLSVDRDVPGYVVRHSRITLSYQDVTGKTFKKRFKGYPAIVLQHEIDHLNGVMFYDHINQESPMALDEDVKILG; from the coding sequence ATGCTTACGATGGAAAATATCGTTCGGGAAGGGCACCCTGCATTGCGGGAAATTGCAGAACCGTTATCTTTTCCACTTAGTGAAGAAGACCTAACACTAGCGAACGAAATGATGGAATTTCTAGAAAACAGTCAAGACCCAGAAATTTCTGAAGAAATGGGATTACGGGCTGGCGTTGGTTTGGCTGCTCCGCAGTTAGCCGTTAAAAAGCGTATGATTGCATTACTCATTCCCGGCGAATACGAAGATGATCCGCCCGAACTACAAGAGGTAATGGTTAACCCAAGAATAGTGAGCCATTCTGTAGAAGATATCTGCTTGAAAGATGGCGAAGGTTGTCTATCAGTTGACCGTGACGTTCCAGGTTACGTTGTTCGACACAGTCGCATTACCCTTTCATATCAAGATGTGACGGGAAAAACGTTTAAAAAACGATTCAAGGGTTACCCTGCAATCGTGCTTCAACACGAAATCGACCACTTGAATGGTGTGATGTTCTACGATCACATTAACCAAGAAAGTCCAATGGCGCTTGATGAAGACGTTAAGATTCTTGGATAA